ATTTTCAGGGGAAACTTCATAAGGTTTCATCCCCTATTAAACCCCATAAAAATCAATAAATAACTAAAATTATAAGGAGGAATTTTTGTGAAAATAGCGATTGCAACAGAAGGCAACATGGTTTCCGGCCACTTTGGTCACTGTGAGGTTTTTACCGTTTTTGAGGTAGATGAAAATCAAAACAAGATTCTCAAAAAGGAAATAATCAAAAACCCAGAACATCAACCGGGATTTTTACCGGGATATTTAGCACAATTCGGGATAAACTGCATAATCGCAGGAGGTATGGGAGCAAGGGCAAAAGAACTTTTTGAAGAATACGATATAATGACTGTAACGGGTATATCGGGACAGGTGGATGAAGTAATTCAAGATTTTCTAAAAGGAAATATAATTGACAAGGGCAGCATTTGTAATCACGGAGAGGGCCACCACGGAGGTCACTGTTCCCATTAAAATATTTTGGCGGTGAAAACATGATAATTTCTATAGCCAGCGGAAAAGGTGGCACGGGAAAAACAACGGTAGCTGTAAACCTTGCACTAACTTTAAAAGATATAATTCCAGTTAAATTATTAGACTGTGATGTGGAAGAACCCAATGCCCACCTTTTTCTTAAACCCGAATTCATTGAAAAAGATATCGTAACGCTTCCCATACCTCAAATAGATAAAAAAAAATGCACCCTATGCGGCAAATGCATAAAAATATGTGCATACCATGCTTTAGCCCGGGTGGGTAAAAAAGTTTTAGTATTTGAAGAGTTATGCCACGGATGTGGAGGTTGCAGCTTGTTATGCCCTGAAGGTGCGATAACCGAAATTAATAAAGAGATAGGTTTTGTAGAAAAAGCAATAGTAAAAGGTATCGAATTTATTAGAGGCACCCTTACAATCGGCTCGGCTTTAGCTCCTCCCGTAATAAAAAAAGTCAAAAGCAGAATTTCAAAAGATAAATTAAATATCATAGATTCTCCACCCGGTACATCCTGTCCCATGATTAATGCGGTATCTGGCAGCGATTACTGCATATTAGTAACCGAACCTACGCCTTTCGGTTTAAATGATTTAAAATCAGCCGTAGAATCCGTCAGAGAATTAGAAATCCCATTTGGAGTTATTATAAATAGGGCAGGCTTGGGTGATAAAATTATCGAAGATTATCTTTTTGAAGAAAAAATCCCGCTGCTTTTAAAAATCCCCTTTAATAAACTATATGCAAAAAGCTACGCAAATGGGAATATCCTTATAGAAGATTATCCAAACTTAAAGCAGGATTTTCTCCAATTATGGAATTTTATAGAGGGGCGTATTAAAGCATGAATGAAATAGTAATATTAAGCGGAAAGGGTGGGACGGGGAAAACCACGGTAACGGCTTTATTGGCTGCTTTGTCTGCTAACGCTGTTTTAGCCGATTGTGATGTGGATGCTGCTAATTTACACATTCTTTTAAAACCTGAGATAAAAGAAACCTTTGAATTTTTGGGGAGCCAAAAAGCACAAATAAATAGCTATAAATGTAAAGGGTGTGGTCAATGCGAAAAAGTTTGCCGCTTCAGTGCTATCAAAGATTTTAAAGTGAATTCTATTTTTTGTGAGGGATGCAGGGTTTGTTATAATATTTGTCCTGAAAAAGCTATTGATATGATAGATACCCTTGCGGGCCACTGGTATATTTCTGATACAAAGTACGGACCAATGGTTCATGCCAAGCTTGGAGCTGCAGAGGAAAATTCGGGCAAACTGGTTTCAGTGGTTAAAAAGGCTGCAAGAGAAATAGCAGAAAAAGCAGGAAAAATTATAATAACAGATGGTCCACCGGGCATAGGATGCCCGGTGATTTCTTCCCTTTCTGGGGCTAATTTAGTATTGATTGTAACTGAACCTACTGCGTCAGGGTTTCATGATTTTGAAAGGTTATTAAATCTGGCAAATAATTTTAATGTAACTATCAAGGTAGTGATTAATAAGTTTGACATAGCGGAAAAAAAGGCTCGAGAAATAGAAAAATACTGTATTAATAAAGGAATTGAGGTTATAGGTAAAATCCCCTTTGACGAAGAAATAATAAAATCGATATCAGAAGGTATTCCACCTGTTCTATATTCATCTGGACTGGCTGTGCAAGCTTTAAAAGGTATAGCATTATCATTATTTAATGATTTTGGAAAATAGCGTCAAGGCCTTCTGCCAATTTTGACTGCAGAAGGCCTATTTTATATTATTAATTATATTTAACATCTACTAAATGCCCATCTTTTACCTTTATATAAACCCTTAAAAAATCGCCACAAGAGGGGTCACCATATTGTCCTATACCATCAGCATCAGTGATTATACCTATATTTCAGGAAAAAGCTT
This genomic stretch from Thermovenabulum gondwanense harbors:
- a CDS encoding NifB/NifX family molybdenum-iron cluster-binding protein, coding for MKIAIATEGNMVSGHFGHCEVFTVFEVDENQNKILKKEIIKNPEHQPGFLPGYLAQFGINCIIAGGMGARAKELFEEYDIMTVTGISGQVDEVIQDFLKGNIIDKGSICNHGEGHHGGHCSH
- a CDS encoding iron-sulfur cluster assembly scaffold protein, translated to MGIITDADGIGQYGDPSCGDFLRVYIKVKDGHLVDVKYN
- a CDS encoding ATP-binding protein, which translates into the protein MNEIVILSGKGGTGKTTVTALLAALSANAVLADCDVDAANLHILLKPEIKETFEFLGSQKAQINSYKCKGCGQCEKVCRFSAIKDFKVNSIFCEGCRVCYNICPEKAIDMIDTLAGHWYISDTKYGPMVHAKLGAAEENSGKLVSVVKKAAREIAEKAGKIIITDGPPGIGCPVISSLSGANLVLIVTEPTASGFHDFERLLNLANNFNVTIKVVINKFDIAEKKAREIEKYCINKGIEVIGKIPFDEEIIKSISEGIPPVLYSSGLAVQALKGIALSLFNDFGK
- a CDS encoding ATP-binding protein, with translation MIISIASGKGGTGKTTVAVNLALTLKDIIPVKLLDCDVEEPNAHLFLKPEFIEKDIVTLPIPQIDKKKCTLCGKCIKICAYHALARVGKKVLVFEELCHGCGGCSLLCPEGAITEINKEIGFVEKAIVKGIEFIRGTLTIGSALAPPVIKKVKSRISKDKLNIIDSPPGTSCPMINAVSGSDYCILVTEPTPFGLNDLKSAVESVRELEIPFGVIINRAGLGDKIIEDYLFEEKIPLLLKIPFNKLYAKSYANGNILIEDYPNLKQDFLQLWNFIEGRIKA